The sequence ATCTAGTATATTCACAGGAATTGAAAATCCTAACTTTTGTCTGTCTTAATGTTGTTAATTTACGGAAGCAAAAATGTCTAAAGAATTTACAGTTGGGGAAACAGTTAGATTAGTTAGTTTACCACCTTACCTGAAAACAGCCGATCCTATGCCTATGTTGCGACCTCCAGATATTATTAATCTCGGAGAAGAAGGAATTATTTTGGATCGTCGTCCTGGTGGATATTGGAGTGTTAAATTTGCTAGAGGGGCATTTTTGATAGATAGTCAGTATTTAGAAGCCGTAAATCCAAAGATTCCAGATCCGTTAGTAGAAGAATAGCGATCGCTACCCAGGAAGAAAGAACCATAAAGCTGAAAATTATCATCAATTAAGCCTCAATTCGACAAATAAAGGTAGATGATCGGAGCCGATATCTTTACCAACCCAACGTCGAATAGTGTGTAACCCAGAGCTATGCAAACAATGGTTGATCGGAACTTGTAACATAAAGGGTAAACTGGCGTGCCAGGTTGGTTGCAGTCCAAATCCTGATTGAGAATTAACTAAACCGCTATCAGACAGCATTTTGCGGAAATAACCGTACCAAGGAGTGCTGTTGTAGTCTCCTATAGCTACTAACTCCTGGTTTGGAGATTCTAATATTTTTCGACTCCAATTAGCCAAAGCTGCTAATTCAACTTTTTGGTAAGCTACAGTATGGCGATCGCGGGGACGAATTGCTTGAAAAGAGACTAGGATTATTTCTTTCCCTCCTAGAGACATGGTAATTTTGAGCAAAGGGCGATCGTTTTTGGCGGGTAAATGGATGATTTCAGAGTCTCTAAACTCTATTTGTGGAGATAACTTGACTGAAGCCAACCATACACTACCATGAGTGTTTTTCTTCGGTTCTGCGACGATGACTCGGTAGTTTTTTAGTCCAAATTGCAGTTGGGTTAAATATTCTGGGGTGACTTCAATTAGAGAGATCAAATCTACTTGTTGATTCTCCAGGTATTCTATTGCTTGAGCAATCTGTTCTGGATTTGTGCGATCTAGGGTAGCATGAACAATTTTGAGGCTATTAGTCCCTGTTTCCCTAGAATTGTGACTTGATCCTATAAAAACTGGATAAATCAGACATAGGTTAATCGTTAGAGGAACTAGCCAAATCAAACTCCACCTTTTGGCTTTTCTACGTTTAGGAACTAGTAAACTTACCAGAATAGCAATTACT comes from Merismopedia glauca CCAP 1448/3 and encodes:
- the sipA gene encoding regulatory protein SipA — protein: MSKEFTVGETVRLVSLPPYLKTADPMPMLRPPDIINLGEEGIILDRRPGGYWSVKFARGAFLIDSQYLEAVNPKIPDPLVEE
- a CDS encoding endonuclease/exonuclease/phosphatase family protein, which codes for MKIRSISFWVNLTAALCAIATLLSFASSRWWILAMLEHPRPQYALVLVIAILVSLLVPKRRKAKRWSLIWLVPLTINLCLIYPVFIGSSHNSRETGTNSLKIVHATLDRTNPEQIAQAIEYLENQQVDLISLIEVTPEYLTQLQFGLKNYRVIVAEPKKNTHGSVWLASVKLSPQIEFRDSEIIHLPAKNDRPLLKITMSLGGKEIILVSFQAIRPRDRHTVAYQKVELAALANWSRKILESPNQELVAIGDYNSTPWYGYFRKMLSDSGLVNSQSGFGLQPTWHASLPFMLQVPINHCLHSSGLHTIRRWVGKDIGSDHLPLFVELRLN